The Salvelinus namaycush isolate Seneca chromosome 16, SaNama_1.0, whole genome shotgun sequence genome has a segment encoding these proteins:
- the LOC120060706 gene encoding complement receptor type 2-like: MNLVYNVVFFLSLALHASAQVPSKCGAPSSYPHTQFEDIYMKPKKGIFSHREKVRYRCAEGYIQNSGIRSIKCQDGKWTQLTMKCEKKNCGSAGELFNGYFHYMGTLLGDKAYAVCNEGFNMKGMEYRICKDSGWSGEIPTCEEGGEPQVVQAEVTCPAPSVANSVKLSETVSVYRVRDSVTLVCSEGFLLTGAQQLTCGPDGQWQPELPLCLPSVGEITCNAPKAKGERLINGLKPVYRSGDSLSFSCKDLYYLDGSNTVTCGVKGKWTPSLPQCTQIKCPILNITNGSPSIKRRRPGSDVTISCSKGNLLKGSAHIKCSRSGEWMEEIPQCVPEGGEPQVVQAEVTCPAPSVANSVKLSETVSVYRVRDSVTLVCSEGFLLTGAQQLTCGPDGQWQPELPLCLPFKDIIESPKPDGRCGVPPYLSNAHLSDCCRAQADFGPGHQVRYSCALGYMRVRGTYYSTCVSGRWTPVTLRCERKSCGSAGEMSFGHFVYTGAEFGDTATGVCNEGYQLVGQNVRNCMNDGWDGRVPVCEAVQCAKLPEVVNGEINGHLEPPYVYSTVIGYRCRVGKLIGTSELYCTKDGTWSAPPPECKDIKCPYPRVQYAQRTRGIRIPLELGDSVTFVCFRGMVMNGPGTVTCSLDGTWTPALPTCQYR; this comes from the exons ATGAATCTGGTTTATAATGTCGTGTTCTTCTTATCACTTGCCCTACATGCCTCAG CTCAAGTTCCATCGAAATGTGGTGCGCCGTCGTCCTATCCACACACGCAATTCGAGGACATATACATGAAACCGAAAAAGGGTATATTCAGCCATAGAGAAAAAGTCCGCTACAGATGCGCCGAGGGCTACATTCAGAACAGTGGCATTCGCTCTATCAAGTGTCAAGATGGAAAATGGACACAGTTAACCATGAAGTGTGAAA AGAAGAACTGTGGATCTGCTGGGGAGTTATTCAATGGATACTTTCATTATATGGGGACTTTGTTGGGGGACAAGGCATATGCAGTATGCAATGAGGG GTTTAATATGAAGGGGATGGAATACAGAATATGTAAGGACTCAGGCTGGAGTGGAGAGATTCCCACGTGTGAAG AGGGAGGTGAACCACAAGTTGTTCAAGCAGAAGTGACCTGCCCTGCTCCTTCAGTGGCCAACAGTGTGAAGCTGAGTGAGACTGTCTCAGTGTACAGGGTCAGAGACTCAGTGACCTTGGTCTGCTCTGAGGGTTTCCTCCTGACTGGAGCCCAGCAGCTCACCTGTGGACCAGACGGCCAGTGGCAGCCCGAGCTCCCACTTTGTCTGCCCTCTGTCGGAG AGATCACTTGCAATGCCCCCAAGGCAAAGGGGGAGAGGTTGATCAATGGGTTGAAGCCAGTTTATAGATCTGGAGATTCTTTGTCTTTTTCCTGCAAGGACCTTTATTATTTGGATGGATCAAACACTGTCACATGTGGGGTTAAAGGAAAATGGACTCCTTCTCTTCCACAGTGCACAC AGATTAAGTGCCCTATATTAAACATAACAAATGGTAGCCCATCCATCAAGCGTAGAAGACCTGGATCAGATGTAACCATTTCCTGCTCTAAAGGAAACCTGCTAAAAGGTTCTGCCCACATAAAATGTTCAAGATCTGGGGAATGGATGGAGGAGATTCCACAATGTGTGCCAG AGGGAGGTGAACCACAAGTTGTTCAAGCAGAAGTGACCTGCCCTGCTCCTTCAGTGGCCAACAGTGTGAAGCTGAGTGAGACTGTCTCAGTGTACAGGGTCAGAGACTCAGTGACCTTGGTCTGCTCTGAGGGCTTCCTCCTGACTGGAGCCCAGCAGCTCACCTGTGGACCAGACGGCCAGTGGCAGCCCGAGCTCCCACTTTGTCTGCCCTTTAAGGATATAATTGAAAGCCCCAAGCCTGATG GCAGATGTGGAGTGCCACCGTACCTCTCCAATGCACACCTTTCTGACTGCTGTAGAGCACAGGCAGATTTTGGTCCTGGTCACCAGGTCAGGTACAGTTGTGCCTTGGGATACATGAGAGTAagaggcacttactatagtaccTGCGTCAGTGGGAGGTGGACGCCAGTAACTCTGAGATGTGAAC GCAAATCATGTGGATCAGCTGGAGAGATGTCTTTTGGTCATTTCGTCTATACCGGTGCAGAGTTTGGAGATACAGCCACAGGGGTTTGTAATGAAGG GTATCAGCTGGTTGGACAGAATGTAAGAAATTGCATGAATGATGGCTGGGATGGGCGTGTTCCTGTCTGTGAAG CTGTACAGTGTGCTAAACTTCCTGAGGTGGTAAATGGAGAGATAAATGGCCATTTGGAACCACCTTACGTTTACAGCACTGTGATTGGCTATCGATGTCGCGTAGGGAAACTGATTGGAACGAGTGAGCTCTACTGTACCAAAGATGGGACATGGAGTGCGCCACCTCCAGAGTGCAAAG ACATTAAATGTCCCTATCCCAGAGTACAATATGCCCAAAGGACAAGAGGAATTAGAATTCCACTTGAGTTGGGCGACTCTGTGACATTTGTCTGCTTCAGGGGCATGGTGATGAATGGACCAGGCACCGTCACATGCAGCCTGGACGGGACATGGACTCCTGCCCTTCCCACATGTCAAT ATCGGTAG